AGAAAGATTAGAAGGATGCGGGAGGGGCCAGCCTAGAAGGAAGCCGGGAGCTTTAAAAATAACCCCAGTGCGCCCCAGAGCTTGGCTGTTCCTGGCGAGTCATGCTGACTCAGCACATCGCTCCCGCGCACTCTCTCACCGGCCTGGCACTCCCCAAGGCCACCAGCCAacacagccccaggggactgtCAGCCCAGCAAGCTGCTGGGGCCAGAAAGGCCAGCCTAGCCAATGGCAGGTGAGGGCTGGACCAGAGACCCTGTGTGTGTGCACTCCCAGGCTCTACTCACTGCAGCCACCTCCCCTAAGCCCGCTTGGGACAAAGCCCTGCTCCCACAAAGGCTTGGGGGGACGTCCCCACCGGGGAGAAGTGGGAGAGTGACTCCTCCCAGACTGCTCACTGTGAAGAGAATCAGCCAGGGTTGTCCAACCAGCTCTGAGTCTGTCTTCGCACTGGTGGGAGTCCCCCACCTCCCGGTGGCAGACACCCCTGCTGGAAAAGCTCGGGCCCCAGGCCCCTCCGCCCTGTCTGTCCACCTCTGCTGCTGATGGAGTAACCATCCTGTGGCTTTGGGTTACAGCCTCTtgtgcccctgccccaccccatccagGGTGTTTCACAAGAGCGCCCACAAGATGCCCAGAGGGGGCCACCTCAGCCCCTCTCTGGGCCACCAACTGTTCTCCAGTACCCTGACCAGGGTCAGCACCCACAAGGCAGGGAACAAAAACCAGAGGGTCCCCTCCCACCTACTTGGTCACCCTTTCCACACCCTGCCCTCACTTACTGCAGCCCTGCCAGCAACATTTTTATCCACCTAACCCTGGGATTCCTGGTTCCCCTCCGCCCTCCACTCCGGCCGTGACTTCCGAGTCAGACACAGGGAGGTAAGTGGAGGCCTAATGCGGACTGGACTGGGATGCTTCCTTGCCCTTGTCAGGGAGCAGAGCGTGGTGAGGGGGAGGCACACGCTCACTCAGGGCAGAGACCTCTCCTCACCCAGCCTTGCGCCGGGGATGGTGCAGAGGAGCTGGAGATCAGAAGAGCCTCAGGACCCCACACCTACCCAGGGAGCAAGGCCTCCGGGAGGCGCTGGAAGAGACCTCCCACCGGCCTTGAGCCAGAGTAGGGGTACAGGGTCACCGCACTGGTCCCACCACCGACAGCCCACAGAAAAAGCGCTGGCAGCAGCTTCTCCCACCCGccatcctccctccacccccggACACTGAGCACACGGTGACTTCCTGAAGAGATCGCACAGAAAAGTGCAGAGCGTGGCGGCTGGGATCCGAAAAGTGCCTCCTCGACAGATTTCACCCTCCACAGAAGCCCTGAACTCAGCACAAGTGCAGCCAACGGCCTCGGAATCAAAGGTGTGCGAGccctgtggtgggggaggggcaggtctCAGCAGAGCCGGTGCTTCCAGCCTCCTGGCCCAGTCTCTGCTACCTGGGGACACACATGGCAGGACAGAGCCAGCCTTTGGGCATGGGCTGAGACTGATGGCTCAGCGTATCTCTAGAAGCCAGAAGGCGAGGATCCCAGAGGCTGGATCCAGCAGAAGCTGCCCCCAACCCTCCCAGGCTGAGCCCACCTTGCGGAGTAAGCATGGGTGGTCCAAAGGGCCCGAATCCGCCAAGGTACCCATGACCACCCACTCAAGCTGAGCACTCCAACCCCTTCCCCTGGGCCCAAACTCCAGAGCATGGACACCAGAAAGGAAGCCAGACAGCCTCTGCGCCTTCTCCTTTCCTGCAAACACCATGGCCAAACCTCCCAGGTGGGCATGGCCTTGGGTGCTCTAGCACCCCCACCTAGCCCGCCACACTCCTACCCTGCCCTTCAGAAATGCCTCCTCCAGAAGCCCTCTGGAAAAAGTCTAGAGCTTAATTTCCACCAAAACAGAAATAACTGAGAAGATTTAAAGAAATACccctccaggaatctgcatttttctaGGGCATAAAATTCCAGCCAAAAGATCAGCAGAAATGTTAAAACATCTGGCATCTAAAAGCCCAGGGCtccgtgggggggggggcacggtGTGGGGGGGCATCCCTGAGAACCAACCACAAGGTCAGCCTTACCCAGCCACGAACTTCTGGGCAAGAAGGATCAGCTCTGGTCTAGACGAAACACTCCTTCGCCTCTGGAGACCAGAAACCACCCACACACCCAGGAAAAGTGGCTCAGGCCACACCACCCTCAGGCTGTCACTCCCTGGGAGTCCCCACCACCTGGTCCAACACCCATCAGGGCCACGTTCTTTGCCAACCTGCACAACACTGAGTCCCAAACTCAAGTGGGACAACTGTGAGGTGATTAGGATTCTTGGACTCATGCCATCCACACCAGCCCACCTGCTACGCCCTGAAGGCTAGGAGGCCTCAAAGCTACCACCATCCTCAGCCTCAATCCAGACCACAAGGCCAGGCTACAAAGAGAGGCAGGGCCTGCTCACCAGACACCTCGCTCCCCTGAAGTCTAAGTCCTGCTGCTTCCTCTCATTTGCAATTTCCTGGTACAGCTGCGCCTACTTGTCCCCTGCCCTGTCCACTGTCACCCAGGACAGGCACCcgtctttctccctctcctcccttcccagagGCTGCCCAGCCTAGCCAACCTGACCAGTCATAAGGGAGGCCTGCTTCCCGGCCCCGCAAGCACGGCCCCCCTAAGCTCCTCCCCTCTCTTACTCAGAGAACTATTTCCCAGTTTGGGGAACTGTCCCAGACGCAGGTCAGAGACCAGTAGCCTGCGAAGAGCCTGCCTGGGAGGGGATGGACAGGCCGGGGACTTTACCTGCCACCCTGGGGGAAACCTGCACTGAGACCCCTTCATTTACTGCCCACTCACCCTTTTTTCAACCCGCACATCAGCCCAAACTTAAACAGGAGACCGAGCTCGGGGCCTggccccttcccactccccaccgtTTCCCGCTCACCCCACGTTTCCCGGCCTCTCAGGCCCCTAGCTCAAATCCCCCCAGGCACCAGGACAAGCATCGAGTGACCTCATGCTGATGACTCAGCAAGTCTCCCTCTGGGCTCTGGCAGCGTGTGACGGAGCGAAGCCGGCGCGAGCAGGGTCTTCCCAGCCCCCTCACGTGccgcctcctcccccagcccgccGAGGACCCCCGCGCCGGGGAGGCGTTGACATAGACACCTGATGAATCAGCAGCTCAGGCCGGGGCCGACGTGTTCTTCGGTGGAGCCCTGGGTGCCCCGCTCGACCCCACCCTTTCCTCCCGCCACCCCCACCGCCCCTCCCTCCAGGACGCCCGGGCTCCACGGAGCCAGCCCCACGCAGCCCCGCGCCGCCCCCCGCGGACCCCCGCGCCCACCCCAGCACCCCGGGCGCAGGAGCCAGGAGCCGCTCCTGACCAGTGGGGAAATCGAGGCACGGGCCGCCAGCACGGCGCGGGGCAGACCCGAAGCCCGGAGCGCCCAGCCCGCGCGGACCCAGGTGGCCAGGAGGAGCCGCGGCTCCGCTGGCCTCTGCCCCCGACTCGGAGCCCTCAGGCGCCCCTGGCCGACCCcagcccggcccccgcccccgcccccgccccggcccgggCGGCCGCCGCACTCACCCACCACACTGCGGGCCCGGCGGGCCGAggccggggcggggcgaggcgggCACTCCGAGGCCGCGCGGGGCTGGGCCGCGCGGGAGCTCCGGGCCCTGGGTGGGGGCTCGCCGCCTAAGCGGGCCGGGCCGAGCGCGCTGGGAAGGCCGGGCCGGACCAGGCTCGGGGCTGGGgatccgccgccgccgccgccgccgccgccgccgccgccgctccacAGACGTCACATGATGTTTGGTCACGTGGGCTCCATTCATGAAGCGGCGACGCGACCGACCGAGGCTTAAAGGGGaaggcgcggcggcggcggcggcgggggcgagGGCGGGGCGCGCCCGCACTACGCCTGCGCGCCCGGCCTCCGTTGCCTGGGCAACGCGCGCCGCTCCCGCCGGGTGAGGTCTCGCGGGACTAGCACGGGCTCGCGCTCCCCCGTTGGCCACGCCCCCTCCGGGCGGGGCCTCCTGGAGCCGCTAAGCTGCTTCCCTGAGCCTCGTGAGTAGAGACTTTAAAAGCCACGTGTGCGGGGGCCAGGTGCGGACCTGAAGTACCCACGCATAATGCAGAAGATTCTCATGGTGTTTCTGATACCACCTGGCAGGCTCTGCACGCACTGCCTCTTCAACTGTGGAGCGGGCCTCAGCCCTGCCGGGAACAGTGGCTTGGCTCACAGATGACCCGCAGGCTCCGGGAGGTGAAGGGCTTGTCCAGGATTCAAACTTAGGTCTCAAGACCACCTCCAGGGTCCTCTGAGTAGCGTGGTCTGCCTTCACCTAACGCCCCGAGATCTCACACTAGTGGCAAGGGCTCAGGCGGCTCCTAGAACGACTCCTGCTCAGAGTGGGTGTGcggtaaacatttgttgaatgataGTTGGTGTAGGAACTGCACCTTTCCTTTCCCGTTTCATCAACATCTGCCTGGAACTGAGGTCACCAGTCTATGTCTGCTCCTGCGCTTTCTGTAAGGAGTTCTCACCGCTATTTGAAATTCCCAGAGAAAGAGGTGGCCAAAAGAGGAAGGCAATTTGAAGGGATCCCGTTTCTACTTCCAAATTCTGGACTTCCCTTCCCAGGTGTAAAACCAGGTAGGGTGACCTACCCTGCCAGGGAGGCTCGTGGGATCAGGTGAGCTGAAAGAGGAGGAGCGAAGGACAGGCTGCGGAGTCCTCAGGGgaattcagtgaatgaatgatgagGGCCAACCCAGGAGGCCCCCAGAGCCAGGGGGCATCGCGGGGTCAGAAGCTCTCCCTACTGGACTCCAGTAGCTTCCCTCTGAATCCCACAGCACCTTGTCACCTGCTTTGCAGGGTTGCATGTGGTTGTCCGATCATCCTGTGCTCTTTAAGCGCCAGGTGTGTCCCCCTGCACTGGGTGTACCCCGCATCTCACAGACTCTGGGGCCTTCATATACCTGAGCCATGACTTCTAAAGCCCTCAACTCTTCATGTACTAAACCACAAAGACTTACTCCTGATGCCAAGAAAGAGGCCCCGTCTCCTCCAGCATCCTCACCACCAGCCACTACCTCCTTCTCCTGGATCTGCTCAGCAGGCATGTGGGTCCAAGCTGTCCTTGGGTGGTGAGCACACAGTCCCTGTGGCAGGGCTTTGGCGGGCCACACGGGTTATGGTGGATCCTGTCTCTTCACTTAGTGTCACCCCGCCTGAGCAGGGATGGTGGTGCCATCCAGAAACACTGATGCCCAGGTGACTGGCCCTGGGGATGGTGGATGCTCACTTAAAGTCATAGCCTGTCTGGCTCTGCCCACTTCCCCACCCCTGGCCTTTGCTTTGTTTGGGACCAAGGCTTGCATTCCTGCCTGCTGAATCTGGAGTGTTCTTCATGGGTTGGTGCAAAGCCTCTGCAAAGCTCGCCCAGGCCCCTTGCCTCCTGCAAGGCTGTGATGTGTGATCGCTCACTCCAGTCACCTGCTGGCTTCCTCCAGACCCTGGACCCTGGGCACCTGTTACAGCAGCACGCCCCCCTCGTCTTATTGGTCAGCACCTGACACGCAGCAGGTGCTCAAACAGTGAGGCTGGCCTCGACTTGAAGGGGAAAGTTAGGGGACAGCTTTGGTCCTGGGCAGATGTGTGGCCTGTGAGACAATCTCTTCTGGGAAATCTTTTCCTCAAAGGGAGGGTGCCAAGGTTTCCCTGCACCTCCAGGTCTCTGCCAGGGAGCTCACAGCACAGGGTGGGGGCCTGTGCTGGGGGCTCATGCCTTAGGAGGACCCTGCAGGGACTCCAGGCCCCACGAGAGACTTCGGCAGTTGGGACATGGGGACTGATTGGGATGAGGGATGCAGTCTTGCCTCTCACTTGCTCTGTTACGTGTTTTCTTGTTTTCCGTGTCTCCTTTCTCCCTTAGATTTGCAAGGCTGTGTCCCTGTCCCCAGAGAGCTCCCCCTACCCACCCAACGTGCACTGCGCTTTGGTTCTAAGTGGGCCCAGGGGAAGGAAATGAATCGGAGATGTGACCTTGCAGTGTGGTTCCTGGAAAACTTCTGCCTGGAAGCTCTCCTgaaccccacccctgcccctcaaGGGACCCAACACGTCACCTGGGTACCCCCCACCTAATGCCCTACAGTCACTCAGCCCCGCTCCTCTGACATACTCACCCAGGTAGGGGGTGTGTGTATCAGCCTCTGGAGGCAAGGGGCCTTGTTTTACTGTCTCTGCTCAGTAACTGTTTGTTGATTGAACAAATGTGAGCCATCCTGGCCCCATAAAGGGTTCTGACCCTCAGCAGCTCCTCTGTGGGTctcctgtgatggttaattttatgtcagcCTGACTGGGCCATCTCCTGCCAGTGGTTGCTCTGGTGAACCCTAATACACCTTCCTAGGGTGttccttcctcacctgccccTGGCCTTGCCTTGGTGAGATGGGGACACATCTGCCCCCACCAAAGTGGGAGGCACAGGAGATGCTGTGGCTGGGCCCCTCCCACAGCGGGGTATGCCAAGCCCAGCCTACAGTGCCCACTTCCAGTCACGCCTCTAGTGACCACGGCCCAAGGGGCAGCACCTTTCCAGAAGCTCCTTCGTCCTCTGCTCACTGGGAAACTGAGCCCCACCAGCCAGGATGGCTGCCTCAGGACGAAGAGCTCCAGGCCTGTGGGCTGTCGGCTCAGTCTCCAGCATTACACTGGGCAGCGACAGCCCTCTGGCACAGGGCGGGGGGGCCTCCCTCCACATGTGGCAACAGAGTTAGAAGTCAGGGCACTGGGACTGGAAATCAATTTATTTAACCTAAAGTCAGACGTCTGCGGGTCGGGTCAGGAACAGAAGATGATGGTGTGAGTGTGCTGATGGCCTCGGAAGTTGAACCATCTGAGAGCCCTTTTCTCAAATGTCCAGCTGGCCAAGAACCAGAGTCCCTCCTGCTGGATGCCAGGGACCCTTGGGTTCTTCCCACACTGAGGAAGGAGTTGTGACTGGAGGGTGGAGAGAGGTCAGGAGTGGGTTCCCTCCTTGGCTGGGCCTTCATGGTTGGGGGGTGAGTGGAGGGGGGACCTTGACCTTTTGTGCTCAAGGTCAAGCCAGCTGACCGCGGCGGGTGGAGACCCCCAGGCCTCCTGAGCTCTGGAGGAAAGTGACTTGGTTTGGGGGTAGAGGAAGAGGGCACTGAGCTGAGAGAATCCTTCCCTGTTCTGGACCAGGACAGTCAGGGACTGTGGAGGTTCCCACTGGGAAGTGACATGCCCACTCCCTGGCTCCAGCCCCACTGAAGCGAGTGGACCAGAGCCGTGGGCAGTGGGCCATGATGAGGATACCCTGTGCAGCCCGGAGCTAGACACCCAGCGAGGAGCTCTGAGCCCAGGAGGAGAAGGCACGTTGGGCACCTCACTCCTTCTTGCCTGCCGGGGCCAGGCTGCGGGTGAGCAGCTTGGAGTGGCCAGAAGGGGCCAGTGAGGCCCCGGGAGGGGAGTCCAGCTTCACCTTGTCCAGGATGGTCTTCTTGATGGCGGCTGGTGAGACCTTCTCCCGGTCGGCCATGGACTGCAGCTCTCTGGGGAGACAGTTGAGGAGGGCTGGGTCCAGGGCCCCGCCTCCTTCCGAAGCCCAGGTGTccgaggggaagagggaggaagccCCAGCTCCCAGCAGCTGCCAGCCCAGGAGGCTGCTGGCTGTCACTCCTGACTCAAGGCCTTTGCTCCTGCAGGCCCCTCTGCCAGCCACCCCTCCCCTAGACtgctgcccggctgcctctcacCTCATTCGTGTCAGCTCAGGATCCCCAGTCTACCAACAGCCCCTCAGATGCAGAGCCCCCATGGCCCTGACCAGACCTAGGCTCACCTATCTCCCCGAAGGCTGGTGCCAGGAGGGCCGCCCCACGCCAGAGCCTCACTGCCATGTGGTAGCACTGGGGTACACCCATGGGCTTGGACTGGAGAGCAGGCAGGGTGGTGAGAAAGGTGCCTGTCCACCCTGCAGACCTGAACTTGGGGCCGTGACTCTGAGCCCAGATGTCAGACTGTGTCAGTCCCCTGCTCTCTGGTTTTCTCTGCTCGCATCGAGCCTTCCTTGTGCCAGCGCACCTGGGACTCTCTCAGTCTCCCAGGAAGGCCGAGAGGAAGATGGTACCACCTGCCCCTGGTCCCCCTTGCCTGCCTCCCTGTCTCGGGTTGTCACCCCAGACTGAAGCCACAGGTAATGTAATGACGTGGGGCGCACAGTCCGGGCCCAGAGACAGCCCCTCCTCGCAGAATGATGGAAGGTAGTGAGGGATGCTGCCCACTGTAACCCCAGGGAACCTCAGGGCTCCCCACGCCCTGCCCGGTGCCAGGCCAGAGCTTGAGAAGCAGCTGCTGCATGAATGACTGAGCAGGTGGGCAGTGGCGGGGGCCCACCGTGTGCGGATGCAGGAGGCCTCCACCGCGTTGATGAGCAGGGAGCGGAAGCCCCCGCTCTCCAGGACGTGCAAGGCATGGATGGTGGCCCCACCAGGAGAGCAGACGTTGTCCTTGAGCTGGCCTGGGTGCTGTTCAGAGTCCAGTAGCATCTTGGCGGCCCCCTGAAGCCAGAGGGGGTTGCTGAAGGCTGTGAGGgcactgcccccagccccagccaccccagCACCCACTGATGCTCCACCCATCCGCCCCAGTGCACCACCCTTGGTCCTGGCAAGCAGTGGCCCCCACCAGAGGGTTGGGAAAAACACTGACCAGCAGAGCCTGGGCCCCGAGGCGGACGGCCAGGCGCCGCGGGAGCCCCATCTTCACGCCCCCGTCAGCCAGTGCGTCCAGGGCTGTGAACGCCTGCCAGGAGAGAGCACCCAGGCTGCTGTCCCAggtcttctctcctcttcctccggGCAACAGTGAGTCCAGCAGCTCTGCCCACAGTGGCCCAGAGCAAGGAGGAGGGTAGAAGACCAGCAGGTGTACCCTGAGGTCCTGGGACCTGCCAACCACCGCCCACCCTCCCTAGTCCTCACGTAGGCTGGGCCGCTGCCACTGAGCCCCGTGACGGCGTCAATCAGGTCCTCCTCCACCTCTGTACAGAAGCCCACGCTGCCCATCAGCTGCTCCAGGAGCctgccatcctccacctgggcgTGGGTGCCCGTGGCGTACACAGTGGCCCCCTCCCGCACCACGACCGGCGTGTTGGTCATGCAGCGGATGACTTTGGGGGCTGGCTGGAACACCATCAGCTTCTGGAAGAGAAGCCGGCTGTGTGTCCATCCCAGCCCCTTGCACACCAGGCCGTGCTGGGTGCGGGTGTGAAGGTGCTCTCCCAAATGCATTCTCACTGTGGGCCGCGCCAGCACACCCACCTCACAGACGGAGAACCGAGGTGCAGAGCGGGCCAGCGCACACGTCCACCCTGTCTCCGGATCCCGCTGGGCCTCGACCCGCAGCACCCACCTTCTCAATGGAGCTGATGGTGACGCCAGCTGCGCAGGACACCACGATGTGCCGCTCCTCAATGTCGGGGCCGATCTCATCCAGGATGAAGGGGATGATGTGTGGCTTCACGGCCAGGAAGAGCACGTCGCTGTGCTGCACGGTCTCCTTGTTGTGGGGCGTCAGGTTCACCCCTATCTTCTGCAGGGAGCATCAGGCAGGCTCAGCCTCCCTGGTGGCTGGCTGGTTCTCTTAGTATCCTCCAAGGCCGAGGGCCCCATGTGTAGAGCAGCAGAGAGGATGCTAGGAGTGTGGGCACTGCAGGGCTGGCGGCTCAGGGCATGCGGCTCTGACACCCACTAACTGCCCTTAAAACCCAAAAATGGAGGAAGCTTCTGGAAGGTGTCCCTTTTGCAGCCAGAAAAGGGAAACTGCATCTGTGCCACAGTCCTGGCACACTCCACCTAGGGTTGCAGGCTGCAGCCCCCTGACCCCTGCTTTCCCGATGGGAATGGTAATGCGGGTAGGGGTCTCAACCTGGGAGCCTGTCCCCACCCTTGGACCTGGGGCCCTAACTCAGCTGTGGCAAACCAAAGCTGTGTTCAGCCCCCAGGTTTGTCTCCCCTGTGCCCACTGTGGCCCTCTCTGGTGGTTCCACCTGGGGAACCCCATTCCaaccagcaccccctccccaccagctgcGCAGGTGCCCGTCACCCAAGTCCCAAGAACTGAGTGAGGGGGACTATCTGCAGGTCAGGAGGCAGGGTCTTTGAGATACTCCAGCCCAGGGACCCTCTTCtcactggggtggggggctgtgccATGGAGTCCCCCTCCCCAACTGGGGGCTCTACTCCTGGTCCTCCAGGGCTAAGAGTCACACGCCTGCCTCCAGACACTGACTGACCACTGTGGGCACAGCTGCTGGTCACCCTTCATGGTGCACCTACCCTGAGAGCAGAAACGGTGGCCAGGTCCATGTCTGGGGAGCTGGCCATTATCTTGTGGGCAGCCAGCACTCCTGTGGGAGACGGAGTTGCTCCCTCAAGGCCAGTCCTGACGTCCCTCCCCTACATTCCCAGGAGGGAAAGCAGAAATTCCACCACCCAGGTTATAAGCCACCCCCATCTTACTCCAAACATCCCAAGGCTACCTTTTCTCACGGGTTCAAATGAGGCAAGTTACCAAAACCTCACTTTCACCCTTCAGCCTAGTGAAGGGTAACTGGCCGACCCTCTCACCCCTGGCCCCTTCCTGGCGATAGGGCCTACCTGCTGCTGTGAAGCCCTTGGCCAGGGCAAAGGCCAGCTGGCCAGCTCCGATGAAGCCCACACTCATGGTGTCCGGAGGCTTGCGCCCACGCCCTCACAGCTGGCACCGGCTCTGCAGGAGCAGATGCGGGACAATGGGGCAGAATCCAGCGCAGGAAGTTAGGCGGGCAGTGCCCGGCCTCCTAGCCACTCCACCGCCCCCATCCTAGCCGGTCTAATTCTCCCCTGCTCCGATGCTCCCACCCACCATAGCCTCCCGACCTGCTCCCGAGGGTCCCAGACAAGGGGCAGGAAGGGGCGCGCTCGCCTCCGTAAGGGGACAGGAATTGGCCGTGGGCAGGGGGACCGATCGGCGCCCGGGCGCTCCCAAGCCCTAGTCGGCCTCCCCACGCCCAAGGACCCTGTCCAGGTCTGAGAGCCCCGGTAGAGCTCTCTCCACGCCGGAGCCGAGGGCGCAGGCGCGCATCTCCCTCTGCCTAGCGGAACCACCGCCCGCCGGAGCCGGACCGGAGTCTGGCTCCGAGTTACCCAGTTACCCCGCACGGGTCGCCCCCTCTCCGAAGCACTGCGCCCGCCACGCGGCACCCGCGCCCAGCGGCCCCGCCCTCGGCGCCCCAGCCAGTCCGAGGCGCGGTCGCCTTGGCGCCGACCAATCCGAGGCCGCGGGCGGTGCCGAGGAGCCATTGCATCATCTGctcgcccccgccccctcccgtgGGGCCCTGTCTCCCCGGCGCTCCCGATCCCGCGTTCTTCGGACTCCGGCCCCCAGACCCAGTCCCGCCGGCATCCATGCCCCCGAATCCGCGCCCCTTCGGAACGTCCCGCGGACCCCCGCTCCTCGGGACCTACGCCCCTGGATCCGCGGCCGCGGACCCTGGTCCACCGGACCTCCTCCCTCTGGACCTCGGCCTCCGAATCCCCCCTCCCCTTGGGCCCCTCCTTGGGGACCCAGGACCGCTCCTGGGAACTGAGAGCgccgggggaggggcggcgggAGCCCGGCCCTCAAAGAGCGGCCCTGGGCGGGGGCTCCCCACACGGGACCCTGTCGTTGGCCACGGACACCGACAGGTCAGGCTGCGTCCCTGACCACGTGGCCCAGGCTTACTGTTACTGACTTGATCGTCGCGTTTGGAGGAGCCCAACTGtgtagcattttttctttctcttctttcttgtattgcttttttttttttttttttttgctgttttgtttgctttcttgcttttttgagaggagagaattgaaaacaatttacaaaaaaaatttgcAGTATATCACTGTTTTGATACTATATTTTGtcacttaagtttttttttattgttccaGGAGGCTCCGAAACGGTATCTCATGCCTTCTCGGGATCTCAGAACCGGGAGGCACCTGGGAAGTCTAGGTCACCCCCTGTGAGCTGGACTCCTTCCCGCCTGGAGTCTCTCTTCTGCAAGTCTCTTCTAAGGCTCAGGGGCCCTTTGGAAGCTGCCTGACATGGGGGACCACAGGCCTGTTACCACGTGGACCTCCTCAAGCTCGGGGTGGGTGGTGTCAGCTAGCAGACAGGAAGATGATCCTGTTGTCCCCAGTTCGCACCGAGCACCCCGTGTCTCTTGACATCTTGTCTGCAGCATCTGTGGAACTTTTTTGGCCCTGGGTTTTTGGGAGAACAGGGCTCCAGTCCTGTCTCCCTGAGGATGTGTGcagggttcatatatgttgagTCTGTCTGGGCTTCAGGATAGTCTGGGGTCCCAGTCAGCAGCAGGGTTAAGAGCAATCATCACTGACAACCCGTCCCCcaccagggagagagagagcagctTTATTCTCTCTGTTCTCTATCTTAAGTGATGACAGGCTGTTCTAAAGTAATTTCAGCATTGCTTGGACGTTTGTGCCCCAGAAGCAGGGCTGTGAGTTCTCCTTGACACAATAGCCAGGAGCACCAGACCACTGTGTAGTGAGCATGTGTACATGGCCGATTTCCAGGTCTCCGCAGATGTTTGTCTGTCCTGGTGTTCAGTCCTCACCCTTGTGTGCAGGTGCAGGGGAGAGCTGCAGTAAGTTCCTGTCTGGGATGGACTGCTCGAGGAGTGGCCCAGACTCAGACCCAGAGACACAAACCTGGGCGGGGTTCCCACCACTTCTCACCCAGCTGTTTGCCATCAAAGAACAGAGCCCCTCCTTTAAAAAGTGTTGTTTCTCAAGTGACAAGAGCAGAtaagcccctcccccaggaagtGAGAGTCCCTGGTCCAGGGAGCGGGCATCATCAGGACGATCCCCAGGCCAGCCTCCCAGAGGACAGAGGACATATGCCGTGCCTATCATGAGACTGGAAccactcccctcctccatctccccccACCAGGTTCTTTGAAGCTTAGGGTGGGTGGAGCTGTGAGAGCAGAAGTCCACAGGACAGTGAGGAAATTGGGGAGTTGGTGACAGATAGCTCATTTCAGAAATTTGGTTAGACAAGGAAGGAAAACCATCCCAGCCTCCCCATGGTCTGGGTAGGGTGTGACCCAGAAACTGCTTGGTCACCTGATAACGCACCCCCACCCCGATGTCAGGCAGGGTCCTCAGGACACCTCCAAACACAGCAGCTCCACACCTCCGGGATCTGCTGCTAAACTCAAGACACCCGCCTCTCCAGGTTAAAGGACCCTGTGCGTGTGCCCTCCCCAGTGGGCAGGTGGGCAGTTTCTCTCTTGCTGGGCACAGCACCAGCACAGGGAGCCCTGGGACCCTGTGCCTGTAAGCTGCTGGGGCTCTGCTGCCAGGAGGCAGGAAAGCccaaggggcaggggagggcatgTGGGGCTGGTGAGTGCCTAGggttccttccc
This is a stretch of genomic DNA from Camelus bactrianus isolate YW-2024 breed Bactrian camel chromosome 16, ASM4877302v1, whole genome shotgun sequence. It encodes these proteins:
- the PYCR1 gene encoding pyrroline-5-carboxylate reductase 1, mitochondrial isoform X2, with the translated sequence MASSPDMDLATVSALRKIGVNLTPHNKETVQHSDVLFLAVKPHIIPFILDEIGPDIEERHIVVSCAAGVTISSIEKKLMVFQPAPKVIRCMTNTPVVVREGATVYATGTHAQVEDGRLLEQLMGSVGFCTEVEEDLIDAVTGLSGSGPAYAFTALDALADGGVKMGLPRRLAVRLGAQALLGAAKMLLDSEQHPGQLKDNVCSPGGATIHALHVLESGGFRSLLINAVEASCIRTRELQSMADREKVSPAAIKKTILDKVKLDSPPGASLAPSGHSKLLTRSLAPAGKKE
- the PYCR1 gene encoding pyrroline-5-carboxylate reductase 1, mitochondrial isoform X1: MSVGFIGAGQLAFALAKGFTAAGVLAAHKIMASSPDMDLATVSALRKIGVNLTPHNKETVQHSDVLFLAVKPHIIPFILDEIGPDIEERHIVVSCAAGVTISSIEKKLMVFQPAPKVIRCMTNTPVVVREGATVYATGTHAQVEDGRLLEQLMGSVGFCTEVEEDLIDAVTGLSGSGPAYAFTALDALADGGVKMGLPRRLAVRLGAQALLGAAKMLLDSEQHPGQLKDNVCSPGGATIHALHVLESGGFRSLLINAVEASCIRTRELQSMADREKVSPAAIKKTILDKVKLDSPPGASLAPSGHSKLLTRSLAPAGKKE